Part of the Lolium rigidum isolate FL_2022 chromosome 6, APGP_CSIRO_Lrig_0.1, whole genome shotgun sequence genome, ATCATTCTTTGCTTTCCAAAGCCTCCAAACGGTTAGCAGAATTAGATATTTAACACCTTTTTTTCCAGGGCTGGCATTATCTACGGCAGTAGCGAACCAACGATGAAACTCTCATGGGCGTGAGGCATATAATCAAGCAGGTTAAGTCTGGACAGAATGTCATGCCATATCTGTTTAGAGAAGGAACATTGAGTGAGCAAATGGGGTATAGACTCAACCTCCTGATCACATAAAGCGCGGGTGTCATTATCATTCAAGTCATGGCGTTTGCGCCTTTCTACTGTCCAACATCGGTCAAGCGAGGCCTGCCAAGAAAATACTTTGCATTTGAGAGGGCTCCAACATTCCTAGATCGAGTTGTGATGAGGAGAAAATATGGAGCCTTCAAAAAATGCTTTGTAAGCAGATTTAGCAGAGTATGAGCCTGACTCTGTGAGGTTCCAAGTTAAGGTTTCCTGCGAGCCCGGATGCAGCTCCTGCTCAGCAGTGATGTCTGCTAACTGAAGAAATAGAATGATAGCTTCAGTGGAGAGGGTTCCACTAATATCCCTGATCCAGGCATTCTATGGTAAGGCTGAGGCGACTGACCGGCACTTGATGACACGAGGACTGAGAGTAGCAACCACTGCAGGGGCAAGATCTGCAATACTCTGCCCAGCAAGCCATCTATCCGACCAGAAAGGCAGGTTAGTGCCATTACCAAGGGTGGCTGTAGTTACTGCATAAACAAGGGCTTCGACGTGGCGACTAAGATGGATGTGAAAGTTGGTCCAAGGGCGAAACAGTTGCCTAATAGTACTTCATTTCAGGAGATATTGGTGGCCCAATCTTGATAACCATATATGCCTTTTTAATATAAAAACATAAATGTGGTTCCATGTTAGAGCTATGCTTAGAAGTAGCACCATGTTCATGTTTTTGTTCCGGTGGGAAACATAATTTATTTCTAAAAATGTATTCAATACTAAATGAACAAATAGACGATGCATCACTTGGTGCTTATGTTTTGGCTATTGTGCTACTTGGCAGCACCACTCCTGGAGATTCTAATGTTTTGGCTTGCATCATAGCGACATTCATAGTTTCAGTAACTTTGAGCTTCAGATTAAGGAGATACAAATGATTTTTTTGCTTATCATGGCTACATCTGAACTCTGAAGTTGATGAATAAGCTTGCTACCATTATTTGATTTTTTGTTATTTCTTCGACAATCCTTTCTAATATATtttcttaaatttttttttttaaatgtgaGGACGTGGTGATTCCTATTGTGCAGCGAACCAAGTCAAAActttaaaatgttttatctccTCCAAAATTACTTGATAAGGAATCCTGCAAATGATTTTAGCTTATCATGGCTACCTTTCTTTTGTTGTTCATTCCTTATTTTTGCTACTTTAGATAGTCATACAATCGTACTTATTGTACTATATTTTCAGTATTAGTCATTGTAATATATCCGCCCATTTTCCTGATTGTATATAATTGTTTGTCTAACAATACATATTATCATTTTACCGTATTGTTTTTATCACCATGATACCAAATGTAAATCGGTGCAAATtcaacggggtcgtgcgccaaggcgcacaattatatctagtgtagtactccctccgttcctttctatagtgcatatagatttttggcatttgtttcagaatataaggttgtagcttagctttttttcaattacccctccccgttcagctcccaaatcgtccagctcccaaaattgttatgataagttaggaagatatggatttcccaaattttacgttgatctcaaatcgttcagctaggggtcttgtgtacaaaatactcttgcgctaatttccgtgccaaaaaacaataggcattatagaatggaacagagggagtaatatTTAGGACACTAAGCATAAAATAGGAATTCATGTAATATTTATAACACTACATATAAGATAGAGAGCTTGAATAAGAACATAGTAAGTAAGTGGAAGGTAAATTTCAATTCAAAATGGACTTTGCAGCTCTCTTTGTTAGCTGGGCCAGGAAGCAAGGCAACCGATCAAACAGACCTATGTCGAAGCAGTCATCGCCGTTGCACGGCCGGTCTTGGGCAAGCCCAACCCGGACGTGATATGCAAGCCGGAGGCGATCGTCTGCCGGCCGGTGGCTCATCGGTGCCGGCCGTGGCTCGTCGCCGTCATCTCTTGGTGGCTCATTCCTCGCGCTCGCGGTGGCGCTGGCGCGTCCGGTCCGGCACTCCTAATCTATCGGTGGTCTCTCTCTTCTCATACGCCGTCCTTAATTTGCTCCCCTTTCTCTGCTTGAACTACGAACGGTGATACAAGCATCGTTGGGAGCCGTGCTGCTTAGCAGGAATGGAGCTGCAGATTGGTGGCAAGCGGAAGCTGCGAGGGATCGCTTGAACATGTAGATCGACCGACGCGGAATGCATAGGTACGAATATGATCTCGTTGTACTGAGAGGATTGGTTTTTCCTTTTGTATGCCTCTGAACTGTTTGATGGAATGCCTTGCCTGCCACTGCTCATTTATAACTTGGTGATTGCTTACATTGGTCTCTCGCTGGCTCTGATTCCTGACTCCAAATCAAGTCTGTTATAACTTCGTCGTCCAATTCCTTGCTTCAAACCAAGCCTCTGCACATTTGCTGAATTCGCACCTGCAACCAACTAATTGTTGCAATCACCTGGTTGGTAGTAGGATACTGATAGAATAGCTCATATGCATAATtagttcttccccttcttgtcatGTTTGGCAAATCTTTTGGCTCGTCTCAGGAAAAGAAAAGTTCAAAGTGTtgggcttgtttgattcaaatTAATCATATAGGATTTTTGTAGGATTTTCACccttaggaatttttcctatgtgCACCGTTTGATTCGTAGGATTGAATCCTTAGGAATGCATatgaatttttcctataggattgcATTGCGCTATGTTTTGGAGGAAAATTTCCATCCACTCAAACCTCATGTTACAGTTCCTTTGATTTTCCCGTGAATCAAACGCTACTTAAAAAAATTCATGTAGGTTTAAATAGTAAATGCTTGCTATATAAAAAATCAGTCCCCATACAAGCTGTAACATTTTGTTTACACACTTTGAGATGAGTGCCCAAAGTCATAATTTATTCTTCGTTGGCATTTTGCCAGTAGGTTACAATATTTGTGTACAACTGTGTATACTGTACCTCAAAGATAACTGTATATACTAACTTTTTTTAGTTTACCAGAAGATGGCAAGAAGTTGCCCAAAGGAGTCTAACTGCTATGCATACTTATTGCTATACACACTTACGTGGTAGAATTTCCTAATGAAAATATTATGTGGTAAATAACCATTGGATGTGCTCACTTGTACTTGTAAAGTCTGCCCCTCCTCTGATATTCAGTAGTCAGGGATGCTCGTTATGTGGTCACCACCTTCCTTTGCATATGCTTTCTGCACTTGATACTGAAAACACTGATTATGTTGTCAACTTAGTCATTCTTCTGAGCATCTCTCTAGATCTCATATGTCATTCCCACCCTCAGCAGTCTGTTATGGGGGACACATGTGATCTTCTCTGGTTGCCTGAAGTTCTTTCTAATGAAATTGTAGGCGTAGTCAACTATTATTTTCTTCACTAAACCGGCATTTTGCTCCGCCACCACATTGGTTTCTCCTAGCAGATGGACAACACCATCATCCATCCCTCTCTGAATCAACTCTATCTCATCCATGCACCCGTTTGGTGGACCAGCATGGATTCCATCTATAAAACTTTTCGGTAATCTTGCATCTTGAACTTCAACAGAAGGCTCCATTGCATTTCCTGACTCTTCGATTGAATTATCTTCTCCTCCAAGGGAAGGACTACTTTGGCTGAACAATGATTCTTCATGGATGAAATGCTTCAAATTCCCAATGAGCAAGCTCTCGAACTCTCTtggatcttctactttattgttgtagCCATAGCGCACCACACATCGAAATACCCTGTATTCTCTTGGCTCCACATATCTGAAGAGGAACCGCTCGCTTGTTTCTATATGGCTGATTGGTAAGTACTTTATTGAGATAATCACCAGAACTGAATGGATAGAAGGTACTTTTTCTACCAAATGAGGAAGTATGGGTGGGATTCCTTGCACAAGCTCGGAGTACAGAACACCTATTCCTGGCAGCCTAGCGAGACTACGCCTTGTTGCCAACTCTGCCACATAGTTGTTTGACACTTTGTTCTTGAGCTCGTATTTGTATCGGTGAACATGAACATAGTGCCATGTGCCCATTATAAGCATCAGAATTGCTGCAAAACCTAGTGGCAAGTAGCCACCTTCTTTAAATTTGTAGAATGCTGACGATAAGTACATGAGCTCTGCGCCACCGAATATTATTGGAAAGAGTGCAATCCACAGAAGACTTGTCTTCCATATCATGGTCATTACCAGTGTGACTAGAAGTGTTGTTATGAACATCACAAAGACGACAGCAATACCTGCATAATATGAAAATGTATGGATATCAAACTGATACAGGGGTCACCGGAGAACCAAGAGAAATTGCATGAAGAGCTGTTAAAAGAGTAATAGAAGCATGATATATCTCTGTCTTATAGCAGGAATGATCTCCAGATATTGAGTCATTTATTCCTTGTCTTTATATCTTGGTAGTATAAGGGCTGTCTACTTGTTTTTAGAGTTGAGTCTTTTCTTACCATATGCATTGCCGATCTTTTCCGTAGTTTGGAAAATAGCTGTCACACCTACGCATAAAATCATTAACGCGTAGTTGATCTCCGGAATGTAGACTTGCCCATGAAACTTTTTTGAAGTGTGGGTGACACGAACCCGTGGAAAGCAACCAAGAATTTGGGACTGAGCAATGATTGCAAATGCACCAGATATCATAGCTTGGCTTGCAATTATAGCAGAAGCCACAGCCACCACAAATGTTGGCCAATATAATGGACCTGACAGAAAAATAAGGAGTTTGTTGTTAATTGGTAATCTTTCACTGGCTAACCCATGCCATTTCTTAGCTTATTCTTTTACGATCTTACCAGGGATTGATTTGTAGAATGTATCCGCAACATTTTCAGGGTAGATGCGAAGATACGCAGCTTGCCCCATGTAAGCCAGCAGTACTGATGGGAGCAGAACTACCGAAAAGCCAATCTGCAGGACCATAGAATCTTATATTAGTTGACTAAATGAAGTTAAGTGAAAAGCATGAATAAAATTATGAACAAATCATCAATTGAGAATGTAGTTTTTCGTGATACTGTTTTATCTAACTCGACATTAATTATTTTCTATAAGCATAACTGCACAGAGTTTGTCTCTGTGCAAGTTACTGCCTTCTGTGCGCACTCATTCGAAATAAAATTACATGAAAAAACAAAGTATTTGGATGATTTTCTTAATTACCTGGATTGCTCTCACATTGAAGTGACCAAGGTCTGCAAACATTGCTTCAGTTCCTGTTTCACAAGAGACAAAATAtccatttaaaaaaaatagaaaagggaCATCTATTCTGTTCCAACAATGGTCCATCAACATCTTAAGGTGATCAAATAGATATTAGATCTAGTGCGAAGTTCTATCATGAACCCATGAGATCAATATACCTGTAATGCACAAAACAACACCTCCAAGCGAAATCCAGCCATCCTTCCCATTTCTTTGGAAATATTCCACGATATATTTAGGATTGAATGCTTTTAGAGTTCCGATGTCATGTTTGATCAAATTATAAATTCCAATACCAGCAATTAAGATGAACCATGTCAAGATTACTGGGCCAAATGTGTAACCAACTTTGTCTGTGCCAAATCGCTGAACAGCAAAGAGGACGATCAGAATGACAATTGCGATGCCAGCTATCTGTCCTGTTGATGAGTCAAATAAGAATATCACTTTAGCTAGCGAAGTTTGATGTAACCCTTTGCTTAACACTGAGATGTGCCTTAATGATTTTTATACCTTGAGTTAAGGACTTTGCTGATTCTTTGATTCCCCCAACTGCACTAAGCACTGCAAAATAGGTAAAATACCAAAATAAATATCTTATTTTAACTAGCTGAAATAAATCATCCTTATAAATCTATTATAGTGGCAAATTGGACATTCCATTGTCTAGCAGCACAATAAAGCTGCTTTACTGCTATTCTAAATGGTAAATACGTCCGAGACATTTGTCAGAAATGACAGCTATTTAGCATGAGTATGGCTTTAATAGTACACGTTTTGTTTCAAGTATCTTTAAGTAGTCCATAAAATGTGTGTGTTAACTATGCTTTGCATGCTTGTTATCTTATACTAAAATAAGATGAGCTAAAAAAGAAAGGAAGCTCACCTGAAATACATGGAGTTAGCACACCGTCACCAATAACCATTGATGTCGCTAGAATTGTCACTAGGAAAAGTATGACCTTAAAGTTTGGGCTGCTTTCCATCTTCTCCTTAATCCAATGAGCTCGCTTGACACGATTCGAGGGGGACTCTAACTTGTAGTGAGAGACTGTTGCATCTTCAGCCTGCTGATTAGGTATCAAGCTAATCCTAGCATAGCGAGATATCAAGGAATAAAGTGCAAACGTTCCGCCTGCAAGGATGTGAATTCATAAGACATGTCACTCACACATTAACAAAATATTTTTGTCTCTTCTATGGTCTCTAAGTACTTCACACATTTTTGGATTTTCATCTGCAACCAAGTGCTTAATACTCACAACCCTAGCACTTTCAACCATTGTTAGGCTCTCTCTGTAAGATACTGCCTAATCAAATGCAGCAGGACGATGATTATTTCATTTATACATGTTTGCTCCTATGGGCCTTCGTGACCATTAATTTTGTATACATTCTTCTATCAGAAACACTGCTGTTAACAAAAGCATAATTTTCTCTACTTAATTTTTTTGTCTGTTATCATATAAGAAGTTCCGCGGAGAAGATGAATCGAAAGTATTTACTTACCATCACCGTTGTCGTTAGCTCTCAGGACAATGAAACAATATTTCATCAATGGAAGGAGAGCCACTGTGTAGATAATCAGGGACATTACACCAAGGAGGTCATCTGTGTCCTTGATCCCGCTAGTAAAAGTGCTGGAGAACACATACAGGGGAGAAGTTCCCATGTCCCCGTAAACCACACCTAGGCTCTGAAGTGCCAAGCTTAGTGTCGTGGCCCAGCCAACCTGTTTTACAGTTAAAAGAACGAACTCGCAGTCAGATTACAATATCATTCACCTTAAGGATATATCAGCTATTATGCTTAATTGTCCAGTTATGCAAGCCTAAGATGATAGAGCAGCTGATACGCCTAGTTACTCCACTAAATCGGATGATGTCATCACGCATTAGTTACTTTTACCAGTCTTCCTTCACAAACTTTGCTGTCTGGAATGTTAAGGGCGTACTTTTATCTTACTGTGAGAATTCATTGTTAAGGTGTATGAGAAAGTACATAACGTAACAGGAAATGAAATATGTCGATGCAGTTCCTGTGTTTGTATGAAAATGAAGACTACTGTCTGATTGAGGAACAGTAGGGGAAGAACCGAAGAACAGACCTTGGCTGCATGGCTTTGGCCGCCTGGAATCATCCCAGCTTCTGTGTGCAGCGAATCAAACCTCTGCAGCCTCCTTGGTGGTGACTGCATCTTCTCTGATGCAAATCCAGAGTCTGCACCCCCTTCAGCAGCTCCATTGCCGTTTGTCTTCAGAGGCTCAGCCATCCTCTCAAGGTACGATGATATCTTACTCGGTCCTACCTCTTCTGTTGTTTAATAATGACCTGCTTTTATAAGCATACCGGGTGGGGCCGGGGATGACAACATGTTGTTATTACTTTTCTTGCAACGGTGTGATTTGAACCTGTGGTGCTGGAGTCTGAATGGGATCCTCGTGCAACAAACAGACTTCTCACTGAATGCTGGTGAAGTCAAATATTGTTATCATCCCCTTTGCGCATGCTAGTCCTCTTTCAGTGCAGAAATTGGGAATCCTGTGATCTGCAACAACTAAGGAAGGTGGCTACAGGGGAAGACACGGTGACTTTTCTACACCAGCATCTCTTGATTCTTGTCATCTGTGACTTGTGAGTGTAAACGCCAACTATTTCTGCAGCAAATAAGCCAGGAAGGTGGCTAAGGGGGAATGCACGTTGGCTTTTCAAAAGTAGCATCTCTTGTCACATGTGGACTTGTGAGTGTAAGTACCAATGGTATTTCAGTTCCAACTTATTTCTGCTTACTTCTTGACAAGGGAAAGAAATCACTTCCCCGCGTCTTTTCAATGTTGAATATAGTTTAAAGGTTGGAATATAGGCTCTTTACTGGGTATCATGTAGTAATTATCATGCCTCAGAAAAAGATTTCATAGATGCAGCTTTGATCACCAGGTAGGCATGGAGTTGTTGAAGAGTTCAGTTGCCACTTAACCCTACCAGTAACAGTTCTCTCTGCCCAGGGAACATTAAGCTCTGTCTTGCTTATTATCTGTTCTAACGTTTGTTTCAGCAAAAAATCATCTGTCCTAACATGATTTCTGTCTTGCACTCTGTATGTCTAATGTTCTAGACCTCACTTGGCTACCCCATGTAGGGCGTAGCCTGTCTCTACCAGAAGCCAcgcgtcgacgacgacgaaggcGTCCATGTGGCCATCCAATCAGCGTCAACAACTTTGAACAGTGTGTACATAACTGATGGCCCAAAGTGGCAGCCAACAGTATTGACCTCGTTGCCGTGTCTCCAACTCGAGCAGCTGTTCTAGGCGAGCTGTTGATTCCGCTGCAAGCCCGGTGGTTTCAACTCCCTTTCGCTGAAATCTGATGCGTTGCTGCAAACGTGGACTTGACCGGATACACTTGCTCGCCATAGCGCACGCCGGCAGGATCTTTGTGAAGAACGGTCTTGCTGATGGTGGCATCCGAGGGGAGGAGCCAGCTGCCTGGCTAAAGCTACCAAGCTCTTTTGACCATGCGCGCGTGATCTCGGATTCTCGGAGGTAGTAGTACGTCTGATGGACACCTTGCGCATCGATTGCGGCTTGGCTTGGCTGATTGTAGAAATTCCAGGTTTTGGCTCTTCTGGTTCCCACAACGTGGCAGCAGATTACTAGGCTGGGAACACTAGTAAACGCCATTATATTACTGCTGTTGCGTTCTGTCACCGTCGGATTTCCTTTTTTTCGACTTTCATCTCCACTTCTGAATAAAAATATGCAGAGTAGAATGAATAAGCAGTGTGTTGTTACTTGCCGGTAAATGAGTTTCATGAATGAATGCTCGATGCTTTCTTTGACGTGTGGTGTTTGTTTCATTGTTTGTGGTGTTTCGTCATGTATACAATGATGATGGATTGATGGTCGCGTGTGTATGATGTCATGGCCGTTGTTTGGGTTCCGGTCCTATCCTCCTGCGCATGCCACCGCCCTCCTTGAATATTGACCCATCGCCTCCCAGGCAGCAACCACTCCCTTGCCATATATTCACCCCGTCCCCAAATACTCCTTCTGATCTATAATTAGTGTCAGAATTTAGTTTAAATATGAGCTCATTTGAACTAAAACCTTTGACGCTTATTATGGATCAAAGGTTGTAGTAAGTAACAATAGGTGCATATGTGCAAACAATATATCTGGATACATGGAAATTTTATGTGCAaacaatatatctagatacatggaaattttatttcatatttttttaacaatttgttttttatgtatttttcataataaatttatatgcacctatgagccaaaacaccacctcctACATCAAATTTTAGTTCAGTTTTTTTGGCCTTTTGAAATGTTTTCACACAATAGATTCATATGCTCCTGTGAGCCAAATTAGATTTCGATATACTCTACCTATGTTTAATATACGAAAATACATGTAAAACATCGATTATTGTCAAAAACATCCATTATTGTCAAAGTTTCAGAGTAACCAAGTCATGTTGCACGATCGAACAGTATCTGGAAACACCAACCCAGCGCCAAGGAGCAGTGTAGCATGCAGGTCCACGTCACCGACGGAACAAAATGACCGAATCAAAGTCACAGCAAGTTCGGCTCTAAAAAACCAAAGTCGCAACAGAGTCTTCTGAAATCTCGTCGTCGTCGCGCACGTACGGCACGATCGATCACTTGTTGATGCCGAGCCGGAGGCTGCCGCCGCGCGCGGCCGCAGCGTAGTTCTTGAACACGCTGCTACTGCCACCACCGCCAGAGCTGCCCGCCGCCTGGCTGCCACAGGACCGCCGCCCCCCAGCGTCACCACCAGCAGAGCTCCTCCCCAGGCTACAACCACTGCCCACGGGAGCCCTGACGGCGGCGGCCAGCGGGTCTGCACAGAATGGGCGTGGGGAATAGGCGATCCCGGTAACGAGGTCGGTGAAGCTGCAGACCGGCCAGACCATCTCCAGGAACGCCAGCTCGTCCTCGCTCATCGGCGGCGCCGCTGGTGCCGCCTGACCTGGTGCCGCCTGACCCTGGTCCTCAGCATGTGGTTGCTGCTTCGAGGAGGGTGACGCAGCAGCGGCGATGATGCGTTTCTGGAGGAGTGTGGTGCCGGTGACAATGACCATGCTGAGTTGTTTGGTCTCCTCCCTCAGCCGTGGTTCCACGGGCGCGAAGCCGAAGGAACGCTTCCACGTGTCCACCACCTCGGGCACCGCCGGAATCAGCAGGTTCTCCACCTCCAACATCGACAGAACCTGGCAACAACACGAGAAATGTTCAGAGATAAGAGCAGAACTTTGCAGGTGATCTCTGAGCCACCAAAGTGAAAATGATTCTCTCTCTTTCCAGCTGTACAGATCGGTCTCTGAAAACACCTGCTCGACGGCGTTGACAAGGCGGCGCATCATCCCCTGCCTCTGGTAGTGCGGCAGCGTGCCCGCGAACGGCATCTCCGCCAATTTGCTGCCGTGAAACCTGCAAATTTAGTTGAGAGATGTACGTATCTTAGCGTGCTCATCTGTACTAGACAAATAAGTACTCTCTCATGTGTAACTCTGAATCTGCTGCCTGTACTTTGGTAGCTTAAAACTCTAGGATTAGTCTGAATCCCACTGTCCGATTGCCCACTCACATTAAACTCCATCACCCTCCAAAGTTACAAAACATAGCACATAATGCTCAAGATAATTACTAGCCATTCTATATGTTTGGTTGTTGAACAACTGAAACGAAACGCAGTTGGGAAACAtatttatagtttttttttttaaatgagaAGATGGTTTTTTTTTATGGTAGAACATAGTTGGTTGAAAAGATGACTCCTCTCATGCCACAGCAACAAATATACCCAGGCCCAACGATTGATGGAAAGAGACCCATACATCAGCAGGCCCATCTCAACCATATCGTCACCATTCATATCCAATAATCCAATGCAGTGAACAAAACAGCATGAAGATTTGTGTTCTTCATGAAAACAGAGTTTCTGACCCATGCGATACGTACCTGACCAATGCCACTGAGATGATCTCCGCGTCCTTCTCCAGGACCATGGTGTAGAATCCTTCGTAGCTCAGCCGCTTGAACTCCGATCTGCCCAACGACATCATAAAGAACAGTGTTGAAATTCAGAAgagagctctaaaccttgatttgtCTGACAGAGAGAAAGAATTTCAGCTCACCCTAGGCTGTACACAGCTTGGTGTAGCATGTCCATGCCGGTCCGCCTGTCCTTCATGGGGTTGAAGCACTTGTTCAGCACGCCCAGCGCCACCGCCAGCTTCCCGTTGCACTCGAGTATGGCAATGTCGGCGCAAGAATCTGAGGAGGAGCCAGGCGTAGAGTCCTTGTGGATCTTCAGTAGGGACCATGAGAAGCCTTCTCCACCGGCGGCATTTGTAGCTCCCAATATATTAGCCAGCTTCGCAGCCATCTAGAATCAACACACAAAGAGACATTGAGAAGAAGAAGGCACACTGTCATTGCCACTGTGGCAGTAGCATGATCAGGAGTTCTAAAAATAGTATCAGTGAATTCAGTATAGTAAAAGAAAGTTATTGAATAATTGTAAGATGTTACATTCAccttgttgcaggttttgctgcaGTAGGGGCTGATCTCGTGCCCGGCTAACAGGGACGGGCAGCATTGTTGGTGATCTGCAGAGTTGTAAATGCAGTAATTTCCATCAGCTTTGTTTTTCTTCAGAAACATGTACGAGCGAAGATCACGACCACCACGGATAGATTGCTTACATTTGCGAGCGCACTGCTGGCACGTGGACAGGCCGCCGTCATGGCCATCATCGCGGGCGAGACACACAAAGCACCGGCAGTAGTGGCAGACCCAGGAGCCTTCAGGCACCTGCACGCCGAGGCACTCCGGGTGGAACGTCGACGGGCAGCTGT contains:
- the LOC124665354 gene encoding potassium transporter 5-like produces the protein MAEPLKTNGNGAAEGGADSGFASEKMQSPPRRLQRFDSLHTEAGMIPGGQSHAAKVGWATTLSLALQSLGVVYGDMGTSPLYVFSSTFTSGIKDTDDLLGVMSLIIYTVALLPLMKYCFIVLRANDNGDGGTFALYSLISRYARISLIPNQQAEDATVSHYKLESPSNRVKRAHWIKEKMESSPNFKVILFLVTILATSMVIGDGVLTPCISVLSAVGGIKESAKSLTQGQIAGIAIVILIVLFAVQRFGTDKVGYTFGPVILTWFILIAGIGIYNLIKHDIGTLKAFNPKYIVEYFQRNGKDGWISLGGVVLCITGTEAMFADLGHFNVRAIQIGFSVVLLPSVLLAYMGQAAYLRIYPENVADTFYKSIPGPLYWPTFVVAVASAIIASQAMISGAFAIIAQSQILGCFPRVRVTHTSKKFHGQVYIPEINYALMILCVGVTAIFQTTEKIGNAYGIAVVFVMFITTLLVTLVMTMIWKTSLLWIALFPIIFGGAELMYLSSAFYKFKEGGYLPLGFAAILMLIMGTWHYVHVHRYKYELKNKVSNNYVAELATRRSLARLPGIGVLYSELVQGIPPILPHLVEKVPSIHSVLVIISIKYLPISHIETSERFLFRYVEPREYRVFRCVVRYGYNNKVEDPREFESLLIGNLKHFIHEESLFSQSSPSLGGEDNSIEESGNAMEPSVEVQDARLPKSFIDGIHAGPPNGCMDEIELIQRGMDDGVVHLLGETNVVAEQNAGLVKKIIVDYAYNFIRKNFRQPEKITCVPHNRLLRVGMTYEI